From bacterium:
TTACATACATGATCGGAATAAATTACCCGTTTCATTTTTAGCCATTAAAGATAAGTTGCAATTAAAATGCATGATAAAAAATTAGCGGTAGTTTTTCGAACCAAATTTTTGCCTTATTCTGAAACGTTTATTGATGATGAATTACGCCAGCATCATTTGTATGACGTAATTGTGTTCACAAAAAAACATGTAAATAACAATCTTTTTTCAGGTCATAATGTAGTGTCGTTAAGTGAAACTAAACTTAAAAACAGGCTCATAGAATCTTTTTTATTCAATAATTGGCGCATTAGCTGGACTTTTGATCGTATTTTTAGAAAAAAAACAGTCGACATTATCCATGCTCACTTTGCTTATGGCGGTATTTTTATGATACCTTTTTCTAAAAGATATAATCTTCCTCTTGTCGTGACCCTACACGGGAAAGATGTAACCCTGTTGATAAGCGATGAGATCAAACAGGCAAAGTGGAAGCTGTATAGAAAAAACTACCCTCAGTTATTTGACACCGTGTCGTTGTTTTTAGCAGTTTCTCAAGAACTGAAAGATATTATGGTATCGGTCGGATGCCCAGACGACAAAGTCATATTACATAGACTCGGCATCGACTTGACGCAATTAACGCCAAGAGAACGCGATGTCTCTAAAATACATCAAGTTGTCATGATAGGAAGACTGGTCGAAAAAAAAGGTTTTGAGTTCGGCATACGGGCTTTTGCTAGTGTGGTTCATCGAGGCATTGACGCCCGATTACACATCATTGGCGAGGGTGAGCTGCGATCACATCTTGAAAAGGTCACACAAGATATGAATATTTCAGATAAAGTGTGTTTTGAAGGCACTTTG
This genomic window contains:
- a CDS encoding glycosyltransferase encodes the protein MHDKKLAVVFRTKFLPYSETFIDDELRQHHLYDVIVFTKKHVNNNLFSGHNVVSLSETKLKNRLIESFLFNNWRISWTFDRIFRKKTVDIIHAHFAYGGIFMIPFSKRYNLPLVVTLHGKDVTLLISDEIKQAKWKLYRKNYPQLFDTVSLFLAVSQELKDIMVSVGCPDDKVILHRLGIDLTQLTPRERDVSKIHQVVMIGRLVEKKGFEFGIRAFASVVHRGIDARLHIIGEGELRSHLEKVTQDMNISDKVCFEGTLPHDRVIDFLRNSSVLLAPSVVAANQDRDGGLTSAKEASACAIPVIGSIHGGIPDIVEDGVTGFLVKEKDVDALSARLFTLLKDENLRAALGKNGRKKMENEYDIRKCNEQLEAIYDSLIAKNNKRMDNSDA